A DNA window from Thermosynechococcaceae cyanobacterium Okahandja contains the following coding sequences:
- a CDS encoding anhydro-N-acetylmuramic acid kinase has product MRVIGLISGTSVDGIDAVLVELQGREQDLRVQVLNFCTVPYDSGLRQQILAACGSAPLSIAAWSDLDDAIAEAFAAAAMTVQKGYPPAQLIGSHGQTVFHRPPQGDRLGHSVQLGRGELIAYRTGIPTVSNFRAQDIALGGQGAPLVPRVDWCLLGHPQEYRCIQNIGGIGNVAYLLPQQQDQGGYQVLGWDTGPGNVLLDLAVTHFSGGERTYDADGQWARQGQVCEPLVQEWLRHPFFSAPPPKSTGRELFGEPFWRQCLQAVEALGLTPADVLATLTDFTARSIVLSYTCFLPRLPDRVLLCGGGAHNRFLQERLQVHLEGIPVETTAIAGVPIDAKEAIAFAVLAYWQQLGIPGNVPQVTGAQQAAPLGQYWQSVGVS; this is encoded by the coding sequence ATGCGGGTGATTGGCCTGATCAGTGGCACCTCCGTCGATGGCATTGATGCCGTTTTGGTGGAGTTGCAGGGGCGCGAGCAAGATCTGCGGGTGCAGGTGCTGAACTTTTGTACCGTTCCCTACGATTCAGGGTTACGGCAGCAGATTTTAGCCGCCTGTGGCTCAGCACCCCTGAGTATCGCCGCATGGTCGGATCTCGATGATGCCATTGCCGAAGCCTTTGCCGCCGCTGCCATGACCGTCCAGAAGGGTTACCCGCCAGCACAACTGATTGGCTCCCATGGCCAAACCGTTTTCCACCGTCCGCCCCAGGGCGATCGCCTCGGCCATAGTGTGCAACTGGGTCGGGGGGAACTCATTGCCTATCGCACCGGTATTCCCACCGTCTCGAATTTTCGCGCCCAAGATATTGCCCTTGGGGGGCAGGGGGCACCCCTTGTGCCACGGGTGGACTGGTGTTTGCTGGGGCACCCCCAAGAGTATCGCTGTATTCAAAATATTGGCGGCATTGGCAATGTAGCCTACCTGCTGCCGCAACAGCAGGATCAGGGTGGGTATCAGGTACTGGGGTGGGATACCGGCCCCGGGAATGTCCTGCTGGATCTGGCGGTGACCCACTTTTCCGGTGGAGAACGCACCTACGATGCCGATGGTCAGTGGGCACGGCAGGGGCAGGTGTGTGAACCCCTTGTCCAAGAATGGCTGCGTCATCCTTTTTTTAGCGCCCCTCCCCCCAAATCAACAGGACGGGAACTCTTTGGCGAGCCGTTTTGGCGGCAGTGTTTGCAAGCTGTAGAGGCTCTTGGTTTAACCCCCGCCGATGTCTTGGCCACGCTCACCGACTTTACCGCCCGCAGTATTGTCCTGAGTTATACCTGCTTTTTACCGCGGTTGCCGGATCGAGTGTTGCTGTGTGGCGGCGGTGCCCACAACCGCTTTTTGCAGGAGCGCCTACAGGTGCATCTAGAGGGCATTCCCGTAGAAACCACGGCGATCGCGGGCGTGCCGATTGATGCCAAAGAGGCGATCGCCTTTGCGGTGTTGGCCTACTGGCAACAGTTGGGCATTCCGGGCAATGTGCCTCAGGTTACGGGTGCTCAGCAGGCGGCACCCCTAGGTCAGTATTGGCAATCGGTGGGCGTGTCATGA
- a CDS encoding NAD(P)H-hydrate dehydratase, which yields MISQSFPVVVTTAEMQAIEATLFKAGLPIAALMEKVGQRISQRLCQHYPLATHPKVGVLAGPGHNGGDALVVARELWHRGYQVTLWQPFSRLKPLTADHANYARFLGIPFTEAISDLAHVDLIVDGVFGFGLERPVSDELAAAFTQVNQWAVPRLSIDVPSGLCSDRGGVLGAAIQATHTLCLGLWKRGLLIDEALPWVGEAELLEFDIPAAVIGEVLAALPQRYCLDDQCWRLLPLARSPVTHKYQQGQLLLIGGSRRFGGSIILSALAARCTGVGMLVVVVPHSLKPLVLSRVPDAIVVGCPETDTGAIAHLPADLELRRFQAIACGPGLTTAATAVVEQLLATGLPMVLDADGLNILATLAPWPLASPLVLTPHLGEFRRLFPALTREGDRLQQVQQAAAESNCLVVLKGARTAIADPAGNLWINPASTPALARGGSGDVLTGLIGGLWAQEDGLRATLGGVWWHAQAAIAAAQQWTPLGVDPEHLIEALLPTLAAKTPDF from the coding sequence ATGATTAGCCAGTCTTTTCCGGTGGTGGTGACCACGGCGGAAATGCAGGCCATTGAGGCTACCCTTTTTAAGGCGGGATTGCCGATTGCCGCCCTCATGGAAAAGGTGGGACAACGTATCAGCCAACGGTTGTGCCAGCACTATCCCTTGGCCACCCATCCGAAGGTGGGCGTACTGGCAGGGCCGGGTCACAATGGCGGTGATGCCTTGGTTGTGGCGCGGGAACTGTGGCACCGCGGCTACCAAGTCACCCTGTGGCAGCCCTTTAGCCGTCTCAAACCCTTAACGGCAGATCACGCCAACTATGCCCGTTTTCTGGGCATTCCCTTCACAGAGGCGATCAGCGATCTGGCCCATGTTGATTTAATTGTGGATGGGGTCTTTGGCTTTGGGCTGGAGCGTCCGGTAAGCGATGAACTGGCGGCAGCCTTTACCCAAGTGAATCAGTGGGCCGTGCCACGGCTCAGTATTGATGTGCCCTCAGGGCTGTGTAGCGATCGCGGCGGTGTGTTGGGGGCGGCCATTCAGGCAACCCACACCCTTTGCTTGGGCTTGTGGAAGCGGGGGCTGCTGATTGATGAAGCGCTGCCATGGGTGGGGGAGGCAGAACTGCTGGAATTTGACATTCCCGCCGCCGTGATTGGTGAAGTACTGGCGGCCTTACCCCAGCGCTACTGTTTAGACGATCAGTGCTGGCGGCTCCTGCCCCTGGCGCGATCGCCCGTGACCCATAAGTACCAACAAGGCCAGTTGCTGCTGATTGGCGGCTCCCGTCGCTTTGGTGGCAGTATTATCCTCAGTGCCCTGGCAGCCCGCTGCACCGGTGTAGGGATGCTGGTGGTGGTGGTTCCCCACTCCTTAAAGCCGCTGGTGCTCTCGCGGGTTCCCGATGCCATTGTGGTGGGTTGCCCGGAAACCGATACCGGTGCCATTGCCCACTTACCCGCCGACCTAGAACTGCGCCGCTTTCAGGCCATTGCCTGTGGGCCGGGGCTGACCACTGCTGCCACCGCTGTTGTTGAACAACTGTTGGCGACGGGGTTACCCATGGTGCTCGATGCCGATGGCCTCAATATTTTAGCGACGCTGGCACCTTGGCCACTGGCTTCTCCCTTGGTGCTGACCCCTCACCTAGGCGAATTTCGGCGACTGTTTCCAGCGTTAACTCGTGAGGGCGATCGCCTCCAACAAGTTCAGCAGGCCGCAGCCGAGAGCAATTGTCTAGTGGTGCTCAAAGGTGCCCGCACAGCGATCGCCGACCCTGCGGGAAACCTGTGGATTAACCCCGCCAGTACCCCTGCCCTTGCCCGTGGTGGCAGTGGCGATGTGCTCACCGGACTCATTGGCGGTTTATGGGCACAAGAGGACGGACTGCGGGCAACCTTGGGGGGCGTGTGGTGGCATGCCCAAGCGGCGATCGCCGCAGCACAGCAGTGGACTCCCTTAGGCGTTGATCCTGAACATCTGATCGAAGCGTTGCTGCCTACCTTAGCGGCTAAAACACCTGACTTTTAG
- a CDS encoding type 1 glutamine amidotransferase yields the protein MRLHYLQHVPFEPPAQIATWAKARGHSWQGTHLYVGEGLPRITDIDAVIVMGGPMGVDDEAHYSWLAAEKAFLAAAIARGLPILGICLGAQLLAQVLGARVTPGATKEIGWYPIELTTAAQAHPWFQAWPESLTVFHWHGDTFSLPDGALPLASSAACAQQGFLWGDRLLGLQFHLEVTPASIAELLHHGQAELVAGEYIQSAADIMANADQTQRLTPHLEALLDHWLKHNSGSSSLIH from the coding sequence ATGCGGCTGCACTATCTACAACATGTCCCCTTTGAGCCACCAGCCCAGATTGCCACATGGGCTAAGGCGCGCGGCCACAGTTGGCAGGGCACGCATCTCTATGTTGGCGAGGGACTGCCAAGGATCACGGACATTGATGCCGTAATTGTGATGGGGGGGCCAATGGGGGTAGATGATGAAGCCCACTATAGCTGGTTGGCGGCGGAAAAAGCCTTTCTCGCGGCGGCGATCGCCCGCGGCTTACCGATTCTGGGGATATGTTTAGGGGCGCAACTTTTAGCGCAGGTCCTTGGGGCAAGGGTGACCCCCGGTGCCACCAAGGAAATTGGCTGGTATCCAATTGAGTTAACCACTGCCGCCCAAGCCCATCCGTGGTTTCAGGCGTGGCCTGAGTCCCTAACGGTGTTTCACTGGCATGGCGACACCTTTAGCTTGCCGGATGGCGCACTGCCTTTGGCCAGTAGTGCCGCCTGTGCCCAACAGGGGTTTCTCTGGGGCGATCGCCTCTTAGGGCTACAATTTCATCTGGAAGTCACCCCCGCCTCCATTGCAGAGTTGCTGCACCATGGTCAGGCTGAACTCGTTGCAGGAGAATACATTCAAAGCGCGGCGGACATAATGGCCAATGCCGATCAGACCCAGCGGTTGACCCCCCATCTCGAGGCACTGCTAGACCACTGGCTCAAGCACAACAGTGGCTCCTCTTCTTTGATACACTAA